A window of Ignavibacteriales bacterium contains these coding sequences:
- a CDS encoding methylated-DNA--[protein]-cysteine S-methyltransferase: MNTASSQNTLPSLLEMEQAYKKSDGSYDGIFYLAVRSTGIFCRPSCSARKPLPKNVEYFPSAREAVFAGYRPCKRCRPLETHGTPPEWVNKLLDMIDANPTARYNDAFLRSVKINPARARRYFLKNYNMTFQAYCRGRRLGISFEQIRQGKDLDDVALGHGYESHSGFRDAFVKTFGTPPGKSKSKDCILTAWIESPMGPLITAATDEGICLLEFSDRRMLDAQFTTLRKLFKSPIVPGENKHLNHLRKELKKYFEGSLKEFTVPIIYPGSPFQQKVWNELLKIPFGKTVSYETIAKKVGVPKAQRAVGHANGLNRIAIVIPCHRVVNKNGNLGGYGGGLWRKQRLLELEQGK, from the coding sequence ATGAACACAGCTTCAAGCCAAAACACACTTCCTTCTTTGTTAGAGATGGAACAAGCATACAAAAAGAGCGATGGTTCATACGATGGAATTTTTTATCTCGCTGTTCGCAGTACGGGAATATTCTGCCGTCCGTCTTGTTCTGCAAGAAAACCATTGCCAAAAAATGTTGAGTACTTTCCATCTGCACGTGAAGCAGTTTTTGCAGGCTATCGTCCATGTAAACGCTGCCGTCCTCTTGAAACTCATGGAACACCGCCTGAATGGGTAAATAAATTGCTTGATATGATTGATGCGAATCCTACCGCCCGTTACAACGATGCGTTTCTCCGTTCTGTCAAAATTAATCCGGCACGAGCAAGAAGATATTTTTTGAAAAATTACAATATGACATTTCAAGCATATTGCCGCGGAAGACGACTTGGAATTTCTTTCGAGCAGATTCGACAAGGGAAAGATCTTGATGATGTAGCGCTCGGACACGGGTATGAATCGCACAGCGGATTCCGCGATGCATTTGTAAAAACTTTCGGCACACCGCCGGGCAAAAGTAAATCAAAAGATTGCATTCTAACTGCATGGATTGAAAGCCCGATGGGACCGTTGATAACTGCCGCAACTGATGAGGGAATTTGTTTACTCGAATTTTCTGACCGAAGAATGCTTGATGCACAGTTTACTACATTGAGAAAACTTTTTAAGTCTCCGATCGTTCCCGGTGAAAACAAACACCTCAATCATCTCCGTAAAGAATTGAAAAAATATTTTGAAGGATCTCTGAAAGAATTTACCGTTCCGATTATTTATCCCGGCAGTCCGTTCCAACAAAAAGTATGGAATGAGTTGTTAAAAATTCCGTTTGGAAAAACTGTTTCTTATGAAACGATTGCAAAAAAGGTTGGCGTTCCAAAAGCTCAACGAGCAGTTGGACATGCAAACGGATTGAACAGAATTGCGATTGTCATTCCATGTCACCGTGTAGTTAATAAGAATGGAAATCTCGGCGGATACGGCGGAGGACTTTGGAGAAAGCAACGATTGTTAGAGCTTGAGCAAGGAAAATAA
- a CDS encoding site-specific DNA-methyltransferase, which produces MLLRYEIIDARHTELYFKKRKPLSPKLIITSPPYHNLKNYDNKKNQMGYKQTYDNYLIDVINVLKQCFSIAAKNSTLWLVVDTIRKQGELKPLPFDIINKLSDSKSWKLRDIIIWNKKKNIPWHAKGRFKNSFEYILFFSKGSEYKFNIDKIRELGEYKKWFKSYPERYSSKGQAPSNIWEFNSPLRGWGKGYQKHLCPFPFELIERIISLATNEKDLVFDPFVGSGSVLAIANLMNRKAIGFDLSTNYRKAFEKEVKVGAKKFFEKSEKESVKNKKALGEFKKENIKLRKVKAAVELSSFINKKYINQSNRFFVLTNGKQKELNLYFVTDNIKQDKSLILMIETLKKRALQEYKLKTNIHILSSKKFSEENNINKKLYLYAPEKIHQYEGKLKIFEIMNGKGDSKKIYSDLPLSIS; this is translated from the coding sequence ATGTTGCTTAGATATGAAATAATTGATGCCAGACATACGGAACTGTATTTTAAAAAACGGAAACCTCTTTCACCAAAATTAATTATAACTTCACCCCCATATCATAATTTGAAAAATTATGATAATAAAAAGAACCAAATGGGATATAAACAGACTTATGATAATTACCTAATTGATGTAATAAATGTTTTAAAGCAATGTTTTTCTATTGCTGCAAAAAATTCAACTCTTTGGCTGGTGGTAGATACTATTAGAAAACAAGGTGAGCTAAAACCACTCCCATTTGATATTATTAATAAATTGAGCGATAGCAAATCTTGGAAGCTTAGAGATATTATTATATGGAATAAAAAGAAAAATATTCCTTGGCACGCTAAAGGAAGGTTCAAAAATTCATTTGAATACATACTATTTTTTTCAAAAGGTAGTGAGTACAAGTTTAATATTGACAAAATACGGGAATTGGGAGAGTACAAAAAGTGGTTCAAGAGCTATCCGGAAAGATATAGCTCAAAAGGACAAGCCCCATCAAATATTTGGGAATTTAATTCTCCCCTCAGAGGATGGGGAAAGGGATATCAAAAACATCTTTGCCCATTTCCTTTCGAATTGATTGAAAGAATAATTTCTCTTGCAACTAATGAAAAGGATTTAGTATTTGATCCATTCGTCGGCTCAGGAAGTGTATTAGCAATTGCAAATTTGATGAACAGAAAAGCGATTGGTTTTGATTTATCAACAAATTATCGAAAAGCTTTTGAGAAAGAAGTAAAAGTTGGGGCAAAAAAATTTTTTGAAAAAAGCGAAAAAGAATCTGTGAAAAATAAAAAAGCACTTGGAGAATTTAAGAAAGAAAACATCAAATTGAGAAAAGTAAAAGCAGCGGTAGAACTATCCTCTTTTATCAACAAAAAATATATAAATCAATCAAACCGGTTTTTTGTTCTAACAAATGGAAAACAGAAAGAATTAAATCTTTACTTTGTTACAGATAATATTAAACAAGACAAGTCTCTAATTCTCATGATAGAGACATTAAAAAAACGTGCGCTACAAGAGTATAAACTAAAAACAAATATTCACATTCTTTCCTCAAAGAAATTTAGTGAAGAAAATAATATTAATAAGAAATTATACTTATACGCACCAGAAAAAATTCATCAATATGAGGGTAAGCTTAAAATTTTTGAAATAATGAATGGCAAAGGAGACTCAAAAAAAATATACTCAGATTTGCCCTTGTCAATTTCTTAA
- a CDS encoding ATP-binding protein — MSENENVVSFRPTKRLLVEIITKDINVHDSILDLIDNSVDSYARHKIKDRRKIEIEMTNKSLIIEDNCGGIDRDTLVNHVFRSGELPGFVAQTIGYYGIGLKRALFKLANEFVFETYDGKDYSKIFMNVPEWEKKDDDDWDIPLDFKDNISLKGKKPFTKITISKYKEEISRILTTIFINKFKNDLSIYYTRFIEKEIQFVFNNEQIEAFDLEATYSPEIKPIFIKESYDNVKYKIYCWVEKKTDSRSRAVKIQEKNGWNIFMNKRLIMINDKSLVTGWSGQKYELPNYHNIYNDFRGIVMIESSDPGLLPINTTKNNFNLEHPFYHYIKQKMVETARPIITYLSNKYNRDKIDNVDREIDQEIKKDKDDEKKLETKFIDDLKPQAKFNPPKLKKKTDLIPISYKRPLKQIEKIKQTYHLKSNKGVGEYTFDYFWNFEGLKDE, encoded by the coding sequence ATGTCAGAAAATGAAAATGTTGTCAGTTTCCGTCCTACCAAGCGTCTTCTTGTTGAAATAATTACAAAAGATATTAATGTTCATGATAGCATACTTGATTTAATTGATAACTCTGTTGATTCTTATGCTAGGCATAAAATAAAGGATAGAAGAAAAATTGAGATTGAAATGACAAACAAGTCACTAATAATCGAAGATAATTGTGGAGGTATTGATAGGGACACATTAGTGAATCATGTTTTTAGATCAGGAGAATTACCAGGATTTGTTGCTCAAACTATTGGTTACTATGGTATTGGTCTTAAAAGAGCATTATTTAAGCTTGCGAATGAATTTGTCTTTGAAACTTATGATGGGAAAGATTATTCAAAAATATTTATGAATGTTCCAGAATGGGAAAAAAAAGATGATGATGATTGGGATATACCACTGGATTTTAAGGATAATATTTCGCTAAAAGGGAAAAAGCCTTTTACAAAAATCACTATTAGTAAATACAAAGAAGAAATCTCAAGGATCTTAACGACAATTTTTATTAATAAATTTAAAAATGATCTTAGCATTTATTATACTCGTTTTATTGAAAAGGAAATTCAATTTGTATTTAATAATGAACAAATAGAAGCTTTTGATTTAGAAGCTACTTATAGTCCAGAGATAAAACCAATATTTATAAAGGAATCTTATGATAACGTAAAGTATAAAATATATTGTTGGGTAGAAAAAAAAACCGACTCACGTTCAAGAGCTGTTAAGATTCAAGAGAAAAACGGTTGGAATATATTTATGAATAAACGATTAATAATGATTAATGATAAAAGTTTAGTAACTGGTTGGAGTGGACAAAAATATGAACTTCCAAATTATCATAACATTTATAATGATTTTCGCGGTATCGTGATGATTGAATCAAGTGACCCAGGTCTTTTACCTATAAATACAACAAAAAATAATTTTAATTTAGAACATCCATTTTATCATTATATAAAGCAAAAGATGGTAGAAACTGCTAGACCTATAATTACGTATCTAAGTAATAAATATAATAGAGATAAAATCGATAATGTTGATAGAGAAATAGATCAAGAAATTAAGAAAGACAAGGATGATGAAAAAAAATTGGAAACTAAGTTTATTGATGATCTAAAACCACAAGCAAAGTTTAATCCTCCAAAATTGAAAAAGAAAACAGATTTAATTCCCATTTCATATAAAAGACCTCTAAAGCAAATTGAAAAAATAAAACAAACATATCATTTAAAAAGTAATAAAGGAGTTGGTGAATATACTTTTGATTATTTCTGGAATTTTGAGGGACTGAAAGATGAGTAA
- a CDS encoding DUF5723 family protein, whose product MKPYKLFIVLVFIFSANAYSQSGGSIGMSDARSAAMGKTSVTSSLGLRALGNNPANLFNDSLKHVEFIVPLPLPSISGNIGTNFMTVDEYNYFFGYKTTDANGKTIGRYLTDSDKSRLKNLFANGGAITGNLNVQFFAISVKPNNDFGTFAFSMGDVISSNVTFPKGIVDLGLEGNLLNQVYNFNDTKLKAWWLRKYSLSYARSLNILPVFQQISIGVSFNLIQGFAYAGLDHVGTQLTTGDGNIITGKGDFLAHAAFSPDFNVKYDFDKSTTVKKDFKFSPFPTPAGSGFGFDFGVNAKLNDVWSFGFAITDIGSITWNKNVAEYSSNKPIYLDDLTNQSQRDSLVKALTGKDGGKYISEFSTQLATALRLGASMNINNKLLLAFDYNQGFNDQPSNSTKPRFSIGADWQFGFFALRSGFSFGGFDKFNWGMGCGFDFGFLEMNLGTPDFQSVVSPNTAKRITFAFDSRWKF is encoded by the coding sequence ATGAAACCATACAAATTATTTATCGTTTTAGTTTTCATTTTCTCCGCAAATGCTTATTCACAATCCGGCGGTTCTATTGGAATGAGCGATGCGCGCTCTGCCGCAATGGGAAAGACAAGTGTAACATCATCATTAGGCCTTCGTGCGCTTGGAAACAACCCGGCAAATTTATTTAACGACTCATTAAAACATGTAGAATTTATAGTTCCTTTGCCGCTCCCAAGTATATCCGGCAATATCGGGACAAATTTTATGACGGTTGATGAATACAATTATTTTTTCGGATATAAAACAACCGATGCAAACGGAAAAACAATCGGCCGATATCTAACTGATTCCGATAAAAGCAGATTAAAAAATTTATTTGCCAACGGCGGAGCTATAACAGGTAATTTAAACGTGCAATTTTTTGCAATCTCCGTTAAACCAAATAATGATTTTGGAACGTTTGCGTTTTCAATGGGCGATGTTATTTCTTCTAATGTAACTTTTCCGAAAGGAATAGTTGATCTTGGTTTGGAAGGGAACTTGCTGAACCAAGTCTATAATTTTAATGATACAAAACTGAAAGCATGGTGGTTACGTAAATATTCTCTTTCATATGCGCGCAGTTTGAATATCCTTCCGGTATTTCAACAAATTTCTATCGGTGTTTCGTTCAACTTAATTCAAGGATTTGCTTACGCGGGACTTGATCACGTTGGCACACAATTAACTACAGGTGATGGAAATATTATAACCGGCAAAGGAGATTTTCTTGCGCACGCCGCCTTCTCGCCGGATTTTAATGTTAAGTACGATTTCGATAAAAGCACAACAGTAAAAAAAGATTTTAAGTTTTCTCCATTTCCAACTCCCGCGGGAAGTGGTTTCGGTTTTGATTTTGGAGTGAACGCAAAATTAAATGATGTTTGGTCTTTCGGGTTTGCAATTACTGATATTGGAAGCATTACCTGGAATAAAAATGTTGCGGAGTATTCTTCTAACAAGCCGATCTATCTTGATGATCTTACAAACCAGAGCCAACGCGATTCTTTAGTTAAAGCTCTTACCGGAAAAGACGGCGGAAAATATATCAGCGAATTTTCAACACAGCTTGCAACCGCACTTCGTCTCGGTGCATCAATGAACATTAACAATAAATTGTTGTTGGCATTCGATTACAATCAAGGATTTAATGATCAGCCAAGTAATTCTACCAAACCAAGATTTTCTATAGGTGCTGATTGGCAGTTTGGATTTTTTGCATTGAGATCGGGATTTTCATTTGGCGGATTCGATAAATTTAATTGGGGAATGGGCTGTGGTTTTGATTTTGGATTTCTTGAAATGAATTTAGGAACACCGGATTTTCAATCAGTCGTAAGTCCGAATACCGCAAAGAGAATTACATTTGCTTTTGATTCGAGATGGAAGTTTTAG